The Carassius auratus strain Wakin chromosome 5, ASM336829v1, whole genome shotgun sequence genome includes a window with the following:
- the c5h5orf34 gene encoding uncharacterized protein C5orf34 homolog isoform X1 — protein sequence MCSVRFMVMCVDESVDVFYSDGRRLQLSPCGSEFMIEKNTSPSAHPLQPRDRLRQRTRFAISEYKRVVQNALTFRNKYATHPYLPEELITVEYNKPFTSAITEVEWPGSDSCTAGPHGEITVCSVDGHAKLVLSSSGEEFTVEFVCRSSQNEAESQYLQGHLHKPTCSLSSLLSKSAMVKGLNLSEASAGAATDHLGSVVKAPDTERLESTSLKSGKVYTYTRVIQQYSRALYPKMWRYPLSLAFKRWESQKTIDTVSGQDGKGLTDGEARQTSQTGLKTLLPKPLPLKCPSPHQHRWRYDAVNPDLLEQEEEVTAELVKVLWCKGVIYRIVDGVIPMVEISPGDGSVIRSNGVLCNYFTHHKAGASHRDTAECVYYLCGLPPDVPGQLYSVQSVVTRASRILKCFIQARSSLRAPLALSCWNEQAAVCDCVCVVQEVMVAGTGYFKALSDGTVEVLFLDGVRAQMMWRSDTRTPEQCGETEQNLGAESRPSHHRWCQLSLPDGHQTLVQVETDQTYQRYVSAVVRWCDWVKQTDQSMSTVGVALSDSAHCDTAQPITYRSVVSELEKIKRFNFLLENSPVLHPTGRSLSCERASDRPEIKLTENCVSEALQKTSRAIQDIDTLLSDRP from the exons ATGTGCTCGGTAAGGTTTATGGTCATGTGTGTGGATGAGTCTGTGGATGTGTTTTACTCGGACGGGCGCAGACTGCAGCTCTCTCCCTGCGGATCTGAGTTCATGATCGAGAAAAACACTTCACCCTCTGCACACCCGCTACAGCCCAGAGACAGACTCAGACAGAGAACAAGATTCGCCATCAGCGAGTATAAG agAGTGGTACAGAATGCTTTGACGTTCAGAAACAAGTATGCAACTCATCCATATCTGCCTGAGGAGCTCATAACTGTGGAATACAACAAG CCGTTCACCAGTGCCATAACTGAGGTGGAGTGGCCCGGGTCTGACTCCTGCACCGCTGGGCCACATGGAGAGATCACCGTCTGCTCTGTAGATGGACATGCCAAACTCGTCCTTTCCTCTTCTGGAGAAGAGTTCACAGTGGAGTTTGTCTGTCGGTCCAGCCAAAATGAAGCAGAGTCACAGTATCTGCAAGGTCACCTACACAAACCAACATGTTCACTAAGTAGCTTGTTATCAAAATCTGCCATGGTTAAGGGTCTAAACCTCTCTGAAGCCTCAGCGGGTGCCGCGACGGACCATCTGGGGTCTGTCGTTAAAGCCCCCGATACAGAAAGACTGGAATCAACAAGTTTGAAGTCTGGGAAGGTGTACACGTACACCAGAGTGATCCAGCAGTATTCCCGAGCACTTTACCCAAAGATGTGGCGCTATCCTCTGTCATTAGCATTCAAGCGTTGGGAATCACAGAAAACTATAGATACTGTCAGTGGGCAAGATGGAAAGGGTTTAACGGATGGAGAAGCTAGACAAACATCTCAAACAGGGCTGAAAACTCTGCTTCCCAAACCTTTGCCACTAAAATGTCCCTCTCCTCATcagcacag ATGGCGATATGATGCTGTGAATCCTGATTTGCTGGAACAGGAAGAGGAAGTCACAGCTGAGCTGGTGAAAGTGCTCTGGTGTAAAGGTGTCATATATCG TATAGTAGATGGAGTGATCCCGATGGTAGAGATCTCACCCGGTGATGGGTCAGTCATCAGATCGAATGGAGTTCTATGTAATTACTTCACGCATCACAAAGCCGGAGCTTCTCACAGAGAT ACGGCTGAGTGTGTGTATTACCTGTGTGGTCTCCCACCTGATGTGCCGGGTCAGCTGTATTCTGTCCAGTCTGTGGTCACACGGGCCAGCAG GATTCTGAAATGCTTCATCCAGGCCAGAAGCTCGCTGAGGGCCCCGCTCGCTCTTTCCTGCTGGAACGAG CAGGCTgcggtgtgtgattgtgtgtgcgtGGTTCAGGAGGTAATGGTGGCAGGTACGGGATATTTTAAAGCTCTCTCCGACGGGACTGTGGAGGTCTTGTTTCTGGATGGAGTTAGAGCGCAGATGATGTGGAGGTCTGACACACGTACACCTGAACAG TGTGGAGAAACGGAACAGAATCTCGGGGCAGAAAGCAGACCATCTCATCACAGGTGGTGCCAGCTCAGTTTGCCAGATGGGCACCAAACTCTTGTCCAAGTTGAGACGGACCAAACTTATCAAAG gtATGTGTCAGCAGTAGTGCGGTGGTGTGACTGGGTAAAACAGACAGATCAGAGCATGAGTACAGTGGGTGTGGCTCTCTCAGACTCCGCCCATTGTGACACAGCTCAGCCAATAACGTACAG ATCTGTTGTTTCTGAGCTGGAAAAGATCAAGAGGTTTAACT TTTTGTTGGAGAACAGCCCCGTCCTGCATCCTACAGGAAGATCTTTGAGCTGTGAGCGTGCTTCTGACCGACCGGAGATCAAACTCACAGAGAACTGCGTCTCTGAGGCTCTGCAGAAAACCTCCAGAGCCATACAGGACATCGACACGCTCTTATCAGACAGACCCTAG
- the c5h5orf34 gene encoding uncharacterized protein C5orf34 homolog isoform X2: MCSVRFMVMCVDESVDVFYSDGRRLQLSPCGSEFMIEKNTSPSAHPLQPRDRLRQRTRFAISEYKRVVQNALTFRNKYATHPYLPEELITVEYNKPFTSAITEVEWPGSDSCTAGPHGEITVCSVDGHAKLVLSSSGEEFTVEFVCRSSQNEAESQYLQGHLHKPTCSLSSLLSKSAMVKGLNLSEASAGAATDHLGSVVKAPDTERLESTSLKSGKVYTYTRVIQQYSRALYPKMWRYPLSLAFKRWESQKTIDTVSGQDGKGLTDGEARQTSQTGLKTLLPKPLPLKCPSPHQHRWRYDAVNPDLLEQEEEVTAELVKVLWCKGVIYRIVDGVIPMVEISPGDGSVIRSNGVLCNYFTHHKAGASHRDTAECVYYLCGLPPDVPGQLYSVQSVVTRASRILKCFIQARSSLRAPLALSCWNEAAVCDCVCVVQEVMVAGTGYFKALSDGTVEVLFLDGVRAQMMWRSDTRTPEQCGETEQNLGAESRPSHHRWCQLSLPDGHQTLVQVETDQTYQRYVSAVVRWCDWVKQTDQSMSTVGVALSDSAHCDTAQPITYRSVVSELEKIKRFNFLLENSPVLHPTGRSLSCERASDRPEIKLTENCVSEALQKTSRAIQDIDTLLSDRP; this comes from the exons ATGTGCTCGGTAAGGTTTATGGTCATGTGTGTGGATGAGTCTGTGGATGTGTTTTACTCGGACGGGCGCAGACTGCAGCTCTCTCCCTGCGGATCTGAGTTCATGATCGAGAAAAACACTTCACCCTCTGCACACCCGCTACAGCCCAGAGACAGACTCAGACAGAGAACAAGATTCGCCATCAGCGAGTATAAG agAGTGGTACAGAATGCTTTGACGTTCAGAAACAAGTATGCAACTCATCCATATCTGCCTGAGGAGCTCATAACTGTGGAATACAACAAG CCGTTCACCAGTGCCATAACTGAGGTGGAGTGGCCCGGGTCTGACTCCTGCACCGCTGGGCCACATGGAGAGATCACCGTCTGCTCTGTAGATGGACATGCCAAACTCGTCCTTTCCTCTTCTGGAGAAGAGTTCACAGTGGAGTTTGTCTGTCGGTCCAGCCAAAATGAAGCAGAGTCACAGTATCTGCAAGGTCACCTACACAAACCAACATGTTCACTAAGTAGCTTGTTATCAAAATCTGCCATGGTTAAGGGTCTAAACCTCTCTGAAGCCTCAGCGGGTGCCGCGACGGACCATCTGGGGTCTGTCGTTAAAGCCCCCGATACAGAAAGACTGGAATCAACAAGTTTGAAGTCTGGGAAGGTGTACACGTACACCAGAGTGATCCAGCAGTATTCCCGAGCACTTTACCCAAAGATGTGGCGCTATCCTCTGTCATTAGCATTCAAGCGTTGGGAATCACAGAAAACTATAGATACTGTCAGTGGGCAAGATGGAAAGGGTTTAACGGATGGAGAAGCTAGACAAACATCTCAAACAGGGCTGAAAACTCTGCTTCCCAAACCTTTGCCACTAAAATGTCCCTCTCCTCATcagcacag ATGGCGATATGATGCTGTGAATCCTGATTTGCTGGAACAGGAAGAGGAAGTCACAGCTGAGCTGGTGAAAGTGCTCTGGTGTAAAGGTGTCATATATCG TATAGTAGATGGAGTGATCCCGATGGTAGAGATCTCACCCGGTGATGGGTCAGTCATCAGATCGAATGGAGTTCTATGTAATTACTTCACGCATCACAAAGCCGGAGCTTCTCACAGAGAT ACGGCTGAGTGTGTGTATTACCTGTGTGGTCTCCCACCTGATGTGCCGGGTCAGCTGTATTCTGTCCAGTCTGTGGTCACACGGGCCAGCAG GATTCTGAAATGCTTCATCCAGGCCAGAAGCTCGCTGAGGGCCCCGCTCGCTCTTTCCTGCTGGAACGAG GCTgcggtgtgtgattgtgtgtgcgtGGTTCAGGAGGTAATGGTGGCAGGTACGGGATATTTTAAAGCTCTCTCCGACGGGACTGTGGAGGTCTTGTTTCTGGATGGAGTTAGAGCGCAGATGATGTGGAGGTCTGACACACGTACACCTGAACAG TGTGGAGAAACGGAACAGAATCTCGGGGCAGAAAGCAGACCATCTCATCACAGGTGGTGCCAGCTCAGTTTGCCAGATGGGCACCAAACTCTTGTCCAAGTTGAGACGGACCAAACTTATCAAAG gtATGTGTCAGCAGTAGTGCGGTGGTGTGACTGGGTAAAACAGACAGATCAGAGCATGAGTACAGTGGGTGTGGCTCTCTCAGACTCCGCCCATTGTGACACAGCTCAGCCAATAACGTACAG ATCTGTTGTTTCTGAGCTGGAAAAGATCAAGAGGTTTAACT TTTTGTTGGAGAACAGCCCCGTCCTGCATCCTACAGGAAGATCTTTGAGCTGTGAGCGTGCTTCTGACCGACCGGAGATCAAACTCACAGAGAACTGCGTCTCTGAGGCTCTGCAGAAAACCTCCAGAGCCATACAGGACATCGACACGCTCTTATCAGACAGACCCTAG